The genomic stretch CGCTGCGGGGCCGACCCGGTAGGCAGCGCCCGGCGGGCAGGGCGCCGCGGGCGGGGCGGCCGCTCCTCCGCTAGGCTGCGCGGCCGGGCAGGCCAGGCCAGAGGAGCGCTCGGCATGTCGCAAGGGCTCCCGGCCACCGGCAGCGTCCTGCAGGGGAGCGTCGCGGCTCCCGGGAACCAGTCGCAGCCGCAGGTAGTGGGCCAGAGGCCCAGGGAAGCCCGCGGGTATGCGGGGCTGGGGGCACCCAGGGGCGGGAGGAGGTGGGCGCTGGGGTTCTGAGGTGGTGACTGCCGAGGTGCGGGCGTGGAGGGCGCTGCCGGAGGAGGGGGTGGACGGGAGGGTGGTCCAGGGACCGGGCGTGCGCCTCTGCCCTGGCTCCCCCAGCGCGCACAGTGCCCGCGGCGCCTGGAGGGGTGGCCGACTCCTGCGCCCCGCGAGAAGGAGAGGCTCTAGGGCGCCCACGCCTGGCTGGGCCAGGAACCGTCGGCGCTCCCCCCACGTGGGGTCCGCGCTGCCCTGGGCGCCGCGCCATCCCGGAGCCGCCGGTGgccgccaccccaccccccgcgcGCTTGGCCCTTCCGGGTCGCTCTGGATGGGAGCCAGGGTGCGGAGAGGGGAAATTCTGCCCGAGGGGGACGCTCATGCCCAGCCATTCCCCATATCTATTCCGGGCTGGGCCGGACGCGTCAGCCTAGGGGTGCGGGGTGGGGGCCCCCCTGTGGTCACAGGTTCCACCCCAGCGCTGGAGGAAAACCCCTCGCCCTTCAGTCAGACCTCTGTGCTGTCCCTGGCGATATTTACAACTGCACACTTAGGAGTCTGAGACAAGGCTGCCCACAGGGACAGCCATCTGGGAACTTTGGACGTGCTGCTTTAGGTCTTTTCATCTTTACACTCCCCCAGCCCCAACACGGTGTCTGGCACACAGTGTCATAGGGTGATTCTTAGAGAGTCTCGCAGACCTGAGTTTGGGTCTCGGCTTCGCCACACGCTGACTGAGGAGCTTTGGGCACTTaaacccatctgtaaaatgaatatgGTAACATCAACATCTCAGGTTTTTTTgtaaggactaaatgagatatGGCTAATAGTAATACGAATATCTCAACACTTTACTCACCCCTTTCTATCCTGATTAAATATTTCTGCTGGATTGTTAGATGTGACCCTATAATGTGTAAGTCCAGTTTAGAGTCTCAGCTCCCAGAGGGTAGGGATGCAGGCTGCTTCATTGCACAGTGCCTAGAGCCCTATGACTTTTATGATGATGGAGGATAGACATGATTTGGTGATAAGCACTAGGGggatttcaattaaaaaaaaataataagcaacCTCAACAGGGTTGAATACAACCCCAAATATTAGGCTGTAAGAAAGAAAACTCCTTGAGATTACCAACCATTTTTTGggttgtatccccagtgcctggcaagTGGTAGGTACTCAGTTAATAtttactgaaagaatgaatgaatcacataacatataaggaaatgaaaatgcagaTAATTGAAGTCATTTTCCCATGGTTAAATTGATAGTAAGAGCCAAAACCAGGACCGATGTGATTCAAAGCTAAAGTCTATCTTCTACACCACATTTTCCCCCTTATTTTGTTGCTCACACTTCTTCAGGGTCTCACTGTAGTGTCCTGATTATGTTTACCAAGTCTTCTCTGCTGCTAGAAGACTACATTTTCACAACTTGTCTCTGTTCCTTTAAGCATTGTCCCCAGGCCACTCCTATTTGTTATGTATGTTATTTATCCTTctccttttattctcttatattCTTGCATACATCAAAACCCTCTTTGTCTGCAGTAACTTGGGGAAATGATGCTTGCTTTGCTTATTTGGAATACAAGACCTTATTTGGAATAACTGAAAATATCCATTCTTTTGTGTTATCAACATTTTACTTtccattaatattaataattgagTGGCTTTCCTGTGTTTTTACCCCATGTAACCTCTTGGTTTTAAAACTCTTTAAGGTTagtatttttttcccccttggtaTCTTTTCTTGGGGTTCTGGAAAGCAAATGCTACTCTATTTCTCCACGTTTTCTACAACCAAATGAAGTGTTTTTACCACGGTAGGTGGATTTTTCTGTCTGCTGGTTTCATGATTACTCTTGAAGGATTTGACTGGATTTGACTAAATCTCACATATAGTTAAAAGTTTTCCGGATTTATCGTTAATTTGCTTTCTGATTCACTCTGACCTCTGAAACAAAATGGCAGCAAGCATAGTTCAAATGAGCACATTGTCAGTGGTGTGAGATCATTTGGTGTGTTGGTAGAGTTATGTGGTTGCAATTAGTATGTGTCATCATGatgggcctggcacacagcaagttCCAGAAAGCACACGCCCTCTGGGCTTTTCCAGTCTCACATGAGAAGCAGTGACACCACAACTCTTCCAGGCACATACCCTGTAGGGAAGAAGTTTTTGAACATTGGTTTGGAGTCCAACAGACCTGAGTTCCACTTCCCAATtcagccacttactagctgtgataCCTGGAACAAGCTCCTTAACCTCTTTGAGTTTCTTATTCCTCATCTTTTAACTGAAGGTCACACCTCACATTCCTCAGGGTAGCTGGAGGGCCAAGTACAGTtgtggcacatggtaagtgctccTTATAAGGGGCTATTGTTATCCCATCAGTGTAACCACAAGTGCTACTGTTTACTGCAAATAAAATGGTGAAACGCGATGAGCAATGCAGAGTGGAGAGAAAGAGGGCCAAGATGGGTGAGGTGAGGGCCCTCAACACCACCCCTGACCAAATGGTTTCCCCCCTAGAGCCCCGAGGATGATGACAGGAGGGTCcgaaggagagagaaaaaccgAGTTGCTGCTCAGAGAAGTCGGAAGAAGCAGACTCAAAAGGCTGACAAACTCCATGAGGTGAGACTgtggttggggagtagccgcctTGGCCCTTgcactgtggtggtggtggtgatagatCACATCCTGGTCACCATCAATTCAGCAACACACATCTAATTCTGCTGGGCCTGTGCGGCTGCACCAGTGTTCCCTCAGCCGTGAGTCCTGAGTCTTTGCTTATTGGCATCTTCTTTTCTCCCTATCCACTGGTTCTTCtcacattcaatttcttttattataaaacaaaacaaaacaaaacctcctCTTGATTCTAATTCTCTTTCAAGCTATTGCTCCATTTCTGTCCTTCCCGCACTTCCCTGCTTCTTACATAGAGTAGCTTACACATGCTGTCTCCATGTCCTGGGTTCCTGTTTAGTCCCCCACTGTCTGtgatttagtttctgtccccccACTCGTACTCATGCACACTCACATGctcactcatgcacacacactcactcatgcACACTCACACGCTCTCGTGCACACTAACACGCTCACTCGTGCACACTCACGTTTGCTCGTGCACACACACGCTCACTCATTCACACACTCACGCACACTCACTCACACTCACACGCTCACTCATGCACTCACACTCATGCACACTGACATGCTCACTCGTGCACACTCACACTCATGCACACTCACATGCTCActcatgcacaaacacacattcactctcacacacactcacattcacaatacactcacacatacctacacttacacacacacacacacacacacacatacactcacacatatgcacacattacCTACAGAAGCTGGTCCACTGCAATCATAGTGCCCCCACTGCCAGATCCAGGGCCTCTTCTTTATGATCTCATCCTTGACCTCAGTGGGACATTTTGCATCACTGACCACACCCCCTTCTCAACACTTGCCACTCTTTAGCTTCTAAGATATCACTTTTTGTAGTTCCCCATCCCTCTTACCACTTTTTCCTCAGTCTCTCTGTTAGCTGTTCtacctctttctgttttcttaaatgtTGATGTTGACCAGGGTTTCAGACTCTGCCCTTTTTTCTTCTTACCCTGGAAGATTTAACCTATTCTGCTGCTGGTGACTCTTAGATGTATATCTTTAGGCAGGCCCTCTTTCCAGGACCCTAGACTGCATATCTCCAGTATCTGCTTAGATGTCTCCAAATGGGTCTGCTGCAGGCTCCTCAGATGCAACCTGTTCAGAACAGAATGTTTATTTACTTCAGGAATTTCTCTTCCTGTTGTCTTCAAATTATAGACAATGGAGTGAATCATCTTTCTCATAACCCAGCTCTGGAACCTGGGATTTATCCTacattcttctcttttccttgacCCCATGCATAGCCCCATATACTCCCACAGCCAGGACATGGGAACTGTTCCACATCAGGAATTGGCCTTGAAAGCATCCAAGGAGTTATCCAAGGATTGATGACAATTCTGTGCTCTTCTCTTTGCACTGGGTCAGTGTGAATAATTAAAGATTTTAGTTTCGCTCTCTCCTGCCTTGCTTTCTTGCCAGAGATTATCTCAGCAACCCTGAGGGTAAAGTGGGAAGGGGGGTTGACTGCACAGGAGACGATGAGGTGCTATTGGGGTGGGTGAGGAGAATTTCTGCAAACTCTTTTAACAATGAACAGGGATCATATTCAGAATTTGACCCACTGATAAAAATTCTCAGTGTGTCATAAGTTATAAATGTCAGAGTCTCTCCTGGGAGTGGGAAGGCTGGGCCCTAGAAAGAGGAGACAATTGTTATGGCAATTATTGTTTCACAGTCATTCCAAGGGCTGATCCTTTCTGACTGCTTAAATCTACCCTGACTTTCTGTGGCACAGAGACTCCCAGGGTATGGTTGGGCACTTTCTCCAGACTAGGGTTAGGAGAAGGTTCTTCCTGGCCTTTATTTATACTGCAAAATTCCTGCTGAAGAACTGTAGTACCCTTTGccccttctttcttcctgcttGCTCCCAGAGCAATTGTAGTTCTAGCTTCATGTTACCAAATAACTCCCAGAAGAACCTGTGGCTCACCGTTCATGCAGACCCCATAGTCAGACCTCACGTGCCAGCTGGACAGCCAGGGCCCCTCCTCTCAGGAAGCTTCCTGTTGTAGCCACGTGCACTAATATTGAAAAACACTGGAGGACACTCAGTTGTAAGTCCCAAGTGATTATGTTTATGAGTGACTGTCTTAAAACAAGATCTTTCATGGAGTAAGGTTGAGTAGATCCATtccacaagtatttattaaatactacTGTGGGCAAGGTGTTGTCACTGGGTCATAAAGAGATGAGTAAGATCTCATTCCTGTCCTTAGGAAGCATGGAGTTTCCTAAGGAAGCtatattaatttcctattgctgctacaATGAATTgccacaaatttggtggcttaaaacaacacaaatttatcttCTTATAGTTTTGAAGGTCAagagtctgaaatgggtcttcCTGGGTtaaaatcaagttgttggcagggctgcattccctCTAGAGGCTCTAAGGAAGAAACCGTTTGCTTGCTTTCCCCAGCTTCCAGAGGCTTTCCTCATTCTCTGGCCCCTGGTgtccttccatcttcaaagcctgaAATGGCCGGTTGGTCTTTCTCAGTCAGCATCAC from Choloepus didactylus isolate mChoDid1 chromosome 2, mChoDid1.pri, whole genome shotgun sequence encodes the following:
- the BATF3 gene encoding basic leucine zipper transcriptional factor ATF-like 3 isoform X1, giving the protein MSQGLPATGSVLQGSVAAPGNQSQPQVSPEDDDRRVRRREKNRVAAQRSRKKQTQKADKLHEEYECLEQENTVLRREIGKLTEELRHLSEALKEHEKMCPLLLCPMNFVSVPRPDPVAGCLPR
- the BATF3 gene encoding basic leucine zipper transcriptional factor ATF-like 3 isoform X2, yielding MSQGLPATGSVLQGSVAAPGNQSQPQSPEDDDRRVRRREKNRVAAQRSRKKQTQKADKLHEEYECLEQENTVLRREIGKLTEELRHLSEALKEHEKMCPLLLCPMNFVSVPRPDPVAGCLPR